One Aneurinibacillus migulanus genomic region harbors:
- the refZ gene encoding forespore capture DNA-binding protein RefZ has product MKRSPKLTKQKIVGAAVELFDSQGFDGTTVRQIACKAGVNVALISYYFKNKKGLLEWVMVDYYEGMFHRLDACRYDSEWESLSELLHSMAENMVRFQCESYRVTRLIQRELSVESMLGREIMSTYLARLKHYFAAIIEEGITEGEFPALEVNGIVIQLLAIISFPYSYPQIIREVFYLEPLDERFVEQMVCYTSDFLRQMLTPINTLR; this is encoded by the coding sequence ATGAAACGTTCACCGAAGCTAACGAAACAAAAGATTGTCGGGGCTGCAGTCGAGTTATTTGATTCTCAGGGATTCGACGGTACGACGGTACGGCAAATCGCATGCAAAGCAGGAGTGAACGTGGCGCTGATTTCCTATTATTTCAAAAATAAAAAAGGTCTGCTTGAGTGGGTAATGGTAGATTACTATGAAGGTATGTTTCACAGACTGGATGCCTGTCGCTATGATAGTGAGTGGGAATCCTTATCTGAACTACTACATAGCATGGCGGAGAACATGGTTCGCTTCCAGTGTGAATCCTATCGGGTGACCAGGCTGATTCAGCGGGAATTATCAGTGGAATCTATGCTAGGACGGGAAATTATGAGTACGTATCTGGCCCGTCTTAAGCATTATTTTGCTGCGATTATTGAAGAAGGAATTACAGAAGGAGAATTTCCTGCCCTAGAGGTGAACGGAATCGTCATTCAGTTGCTGGCTATTATCAGCTTTCCGTATTCATATCCGCAGATTATTCGTGAAGTATTCTACCTAGAACCGCTCGATGAAAGGTTTGTAGAACAGATGGTATGCTATACATCTGACTTTTTACGGCAGATGCTGACACCGATCAACACTCTTCGCTAA
- a CDS encoding BaiN/RdsA family NAD(P)/FAD-dependent oxidoreductase, with the protein MSKWDVIVIGGGPAGLMACVAAATNGAKVMLIDKGNKLGRKLMISGGGRCNVTNAKPLEELIKNIPGNGKFLFSALHSFGNREIIDFFTGLGIALKEEDRGRMFPASDKAKTVVDALLNEVRRLGVLIRVNEPVKQLLYNETDVEGVELLSGEIIHCRHIIIATGGCSVPTTGSTGDAYPWARDAGHTVTELFPTAVPLNANNDYIKEAKLQGLSLRDISLSLWNPKGKKVCTEEGDMLFTHFGISGPVVLRVSHYVSVTQRKFGPVPLLLTVDVLPDKTTDDIDRETQDMMKKEPRKAVKNVLRTYIPERLLHLILEMADIEENTTYAHISRTKWREMAQLMKQFPVTVTGTLPLEQATVTGGGITVKEVDPKSMQSKVKRGLFFAGEVLDVHAHTGGYNITVAFTTGHAAGSAAARQALGIEENFIPLKQKNKGR; encoded by the coding sequence ATGTCAAAATGGGATGTTATCGTTATCGGCGGAGGACCTGCGGGCTTGATGGCTTGTGTAGCTGCCGCTACGAACGGTGCCAAAGTAATGTTAATTGACAAAGGAAATAAACTGGGTCGAAAGCTGATGATTTCTGGTGGCGGGCGTTGCAACGTTACAAATGCCAAACCGCTGGAAGAACTTATAAAGAATATTCCAGGTAACGGGAAGTTTCTTTTCAGTGCGCTTCACAGTTTCGGCAACCGTGAAATTATCGATTTTTTCACCGGGCTTGGCATTGCATTAAAAGAAGAGGATCGAGGGCGCATGTTTCCCGCCAGCGACAAAGCGAAAACGGTGGTGGACGCACTACTTAATGAAGTGAGACGCCTTGGTGTCCTCATTCGTGTGAACGAGCCTGTCAAACAATTGTTATACAATGAAACCGATGTGGAAGGTGTCGAGCTTTTGTCCGGCGAAATCATTCATTGTCGGCACATTATCATTGCAACAGGAGGCTGCTCCGTACCGACTACCGGTTCTACTGGCGATGCTTATCCGTGGGCGCGTGACGCCGGACATACTGTAACCGAGCTGTTTCCCACCGCAGTGCCTCTTAACGCAAATAATGACTATATTAAAGAGGCGAAGCTGCAGGGCCTATCATTAAGGGATATTTCTCTTTCCTTGTGGAATCCGAAAGGTAAAAAAGTATGCACCGAAGAAGGGGATATGCTGTTTACACATTTCGGTATTTCCGGCCCCGTCGTTCTACGTGTTAGCCATTACGTATCGGTAACACAGCGCAAATTCGGTCCTGTACCTCTCCTGCTTACCGTCGATGTACTGCCCGATAAAACGACGGATGACATCGATCGCGAAACGCAAGATATGATGAAGAAAGAACCTAGGAAAGCGGTTAAAAATGTCTTACGCACGTATATACCGGAGAGGTTACTCCATCTTATCCTGGAGATGGCCGATATAGAAGAAAACACGACGTATGCCCATATTTCACGCACCAAGTGGCGGGAAATGGCACAGCTTATGAAACAGTTTCCTGTAACGGTAACCGGTACGCTCCCGCTCGAGCAAGCAACAGTGACAGGAGGTGGTATTACAGTCAAAGAAGTAGACCCGAAAAGCATGCAATCCAAAGTAAAACGCGGTCTTTTTTTCGCCGGGGAAGTACTTGATGTACATGCACACACGGGGGGCTATAACATCACCGTCGCTTTTACAACCGGTCATGCTGCCGGCTCGGCCGCTGCCAGACAGGCCCTTGGAATAGAAGAGAACTTTATTCCACTAAAACAAAAAAACAAGGGGCGATAA
- a CDS encoding electron transfer flavoprotein subunit beta/FixA family protein produces the protein MHILVCVKQVPDTKIIKIDPKTNTLDRRGVPAILNPYDTHAVEEAVRLRARYGGKVSILSMGPPQAVAAIKKCVEIGADTGYLISDRAFAGADTLATSYALSRAINRIMKEEPIDLVICGKMAIDGDTGQVGPGIARRMKIPPLTGVKKVEEVDEANQKIIVHRKLEDGYEVLTSPLPCLLTVEKEINEVPYSPLPNMIRAARYQPIVWTVNDLEDVDRSQLGLKGSPTIVGKMFSPPKPEGGKRLTGTMDEQVNQLVDVLLKEKRELLVQGGK, from the coding sequence ATGCACATTCTGGTTTGCGTTAAGCAAGTACCGGATACAAAAATCATCAAAATCGATCCAAAGACTAACACGCTCGACAGGCGTGGTGTACCGGCTATTCTAAATCCGTACGATACACATGCAGTTGAAGAAGCAGTACGCCTGCGTGCCCGGTACGGCGGTAAAGTATCAATACTATCTATGGGACCACCGCAGGCCGTAGCCGCGATCAAAAAATGTGTAGAGATTGGTGCCGATACTGGTTACTTAATCTCTGACCGTGCATTTGCCGGTGCGGATACGCTAGCGACCAGCTATGCGTTGTCACGAGCAATTAACCGCATTATGAAAGAAGAGCCGATTGATCTTGTCATTTGTGGAAAAATGGCCATTGACGGAGATACCGGACAAGTGGGTCCCGGCATTGCACGTCGCATGAAAATTCCGCCTCTTACAGGTGTGAAGAAAGTTGAGGAAGTGGATGAAGCAAACCAAAAGATTATTGTGCACCGTAAACTTGAAGACGGCTATGAAGTACTGACTTCTCCACTGCCCTGTTTACTAACGGTGGAGAAGGAGATTAATGAAGTTCCCTATTCACCGCTCCCTAACATGATCCGCGCTGCCCGCTATCAGCCCATCGTCTGGACAGTTAACGACTTGGAGGACGTGGACCGCAGCCAGCTCGGTCTAAAGGGATCACCTACTATTGTGGGCAAGATGTTCAGTCCTCCGAAGCCGGAGGGAGGAAAACGTCTTACAGGTACGATGGATGAACAGGTGAATCAGCTTGTCGACGTCTTGCTGAAGGAAAAGCGCGAATTACTTGTACAGGGAGGCAAATAA
- a CDS encoding solute symporter family protein — protein MAFTFFILIVAATLVITYYASKKTNTTSEFYTAGGGLTGWQNGLAIAGDYMSAASFLGIAGAIALTGFDGFFFSIGYLVAYLVVLYIVAEPLRNLGKYTMADMIAARFNNAKVRGVAALSTITISIFYMIAQLVGAGALIKLLLGLDYTTSVLIVGTLMTVYVIFGGMTATSWVQIVKAVLLMVGTFIISVMVFAKFNFSFTEMFNHMKTATPLGDTFLNPGVKYKDGLDTISINVALVLGTAGLPHILIRFFTVKDAQTARKSVVYATWLIGIFYIMTIFLGFGAAAFVGNDTIVEANKAGNMAAPLLAQVLGGDLLMAFVAAVAFATILAVVAGLVLAAASAFAHDFYSHIIRKGKATEKEQMLAARYASIGVAVISVILALFAQKMNVAFLVSLAFCVAASANLPVIIYTIFWRRFNTAGAITGMLVGLFTALILVVVSPNVLDPTPGKAILTGTPLISLTNPALISVPVGFLSAYLGALLFGRPETDAKFDEVLVKANTGIRDSA, from the coding sequence ATGGCATTTACTTTCTTTATTCTTATCGTAGCAGCAACCCTTGTTATTACGTACTACGCTTCTAAGAAAACGAATACAACAAGTGAGTTCTATACAGCAGGCGGAGGCCTGACGGGTTGGCAGAATGGACTGGCAATCGCCGGCGATTACATGTCTGCAGCCTCTTTCCTTGGTATAGCAGGAGCTATTGCCCTTACCGGATTTGATGGCTTCTTCTTCAGTATCGGTTACCTGGTAGCATATCTCGTCGTATTGTATATTGTGGCTGAGCCACTGCGTAACCTCGGTAAATACACGATGGCCGACATGATTGCAGCTCGATTCAATAACGCTAAGGTTCGCGGCGTAGCAGCACTTAGCACGATTACAATTTCCATTTTTTATATGATTGCCCAACTTGTGGGAGCAGGTGCTCTCATTAAACTTCTGCTTGGGCTGGATTATACCACTTCTGTGCTAATCGTTGGTACGCTTATGACCGTATATGTTATTTTCGGTGGTATGACGGCGACCAGTTGGGTTCAGATCGTTAAAGCAGTGCTATTAATGGTAGGTACTTTTATCATCTCTGTTATGGTCTTCGCAAAGTTTAACTTCAGCTTTACTGAAATGTTCAATCACATGAAGACCGCTACACCGCTAGGTGATACATTCTTAAATCCAGGAGTTAAATACAAGGATGGGTTAGATACGATTTCTATTAATGTCGCCCTTGTGCTCGGCACGGCCGGTCTACCGCATATCCTTATCCGTTTCTTCACGGTAAAAGATGCGCAAACAGCTCGTAAATCGGTTGTATATGCAACATGGCTGATTGGTATTTTCTACATTATGACCATTTTCCTCGGCTTTGGTGCAGCCGCTTTTGTAGGTAATGACACAATTGTGGAAGCGAACAAAGCTGGCAATATGGCCGCGCCGTTGTTGGCACAAGTACTGGGCGGTGACTTGCTGATGGCATTCGTTGCGGCAGTGGCTTTCGCCACGATTCTAGCAGTAGTAGCCGGTCTTGTACTAGCTGCTGCTTCCGCATTCGCACATGATTTCTACAGCCATATTATCCGTAAAGGTAAAGCGACTGAGAAAGAACAAATGCTAGCAGCACGCTACGCTTCTATTGGGGTAGCTGTCATTTCTGTTATTCTAGCATTGTTCGCACAAAAAATGAATGTTGCATTCCTTGTATCACTCGCCTTTTGTGTAGCAGCCAGCGCCAACCTACCAGTTATTATCTACACGATTTTCTGGCGCCGCTTCAATACAGCAGGTGCTATTACCGGCATGCTGGTCGGCCTCTTTACAGCGCTTATTCTTGTGGTGGTAAGCCCGAATGTGCTAGATCCTACGCCAGGCAAAGCCATTCTTACCGGTACACCACTTATTAGCTTGACGAATCCGGCTCTCATCTCGGTACCGGTTGGTTTCCTCTCTGCTTATCTAGGCGCTCTTCTTTTCGGACGTCCGGAAACCGATGCGAAGTTTGACGAAGTTCTTGTAAAAGCAAATACGGGCATTCGCGACTCTGCATAA
- a CDS encoding DUF485 domain-containing protein, which produces MANLAQNKPSGTGGNRGQSIDYTAIARSQKFKTLMQRKRSFIVPMCIFFLIFYYTLPILTSYSNVLNTPAIGAITWAWIYAFGQFIMTWALCMIYSRKAASFDQMSDEIIEEHQKGGA; this is translated from the coding sequence ATGGCAAACCTTGCACAGAACAAGCCTTCTGGTACTGGAGGAAATCGGGGACAAAGCATTGATTATACGGCCATTGCGCGCAGTCAAAAATTCAAGACATTAATGCAGAGAAAGAGAAGCTTTATTGTTCCCATGTGCATCTTTTTCCTCATTTTCTATTATACACTACCAATTTTAACTTCCTACAGCAACGTATTGAACACACCGGCAATCGGCGCGATTACATGGGCTTGGATATATGCTTTCGGCCAATTCATTATGACTTGGGCATTATGCATGATTTATTCCCGTAAGGCGGCTTCCTTTGATCAGATGTCTGATGAAATCATTGAAGAGCATCAAAAAGGAGGCGCATAA
- a CDS encoding septation ring formation regulator EzrA, translated as MIYIRRQRASRFFIVCTMMLAVLASPYYALAASLPASLNKSVTDVDNIIKNDEEKEFTNLTSGMKQKYKLIVVAKTKPQTLEQYAQEVKSKFKIEDETMVIVLSVEEKNMVILSGKYFHNNGITQEVLQRKMEYFFEPYANQGTLMTGVMSFVGAVNDELNAQSQKQGNSNQVVLAGAAPASAVTNNVTSWPVWLLVGLVVIAAALGGAAWAYTKRGRVLKEVDEADEWRIKITDQLNAFEIDSSWKKEPGRVKEKYLAILTSLDDLKKDAIADVELILVDAEENLMKFRFKRGREIIQEAKEKLFRIEEEYRNLHIRLDKLRETLKDVASLKEETAQLHQKNERRLDELRIQYGVSFHALKERINQFDRELHAIKQAEEKGDFEEARERLQSLVDGQQNLMEQLQKVPLVRQTIVKELDQEIRQLDEDAKEMVDGGYTNGEEFFTARLVKIRGKVEKLPMMFEEGKVVEVENLILEIREDVEAMYQTMEEIVTNRHQYRQYATELPYYLNVLKQDQDYLSNELSDLSQRYQVEDGEAFHYYQQIPEVAADIENTLEQIHGDGLKEEYERHGETLTQVTERVTQMMERREFVMKELKDFRRGERAAHEDVHDLRSSLARVEQQLKRLHLPKMPYAITSNIELCRHAVSTVEEALKEVPLNMQKVDHLLKEAKEQVSTLLEDGAEMIRDIRLTEDKIQRTNRFRRYDREIANLLQTAEELFRNGEYQEAHEAADQAFRLAQEKYAIEQE; from the coding sequence ATGATATATATCAGAAGACAACGGGCATCCCGTTTTTTTATAGTATGTACGATGATGCTTGCCGTTCTGGCAAGTCCTTATTATGCCTTGGCGGCTTCGCTGCCGGCCTCTTTAAATAAATCTGTAACAGATGTTGACAATATTATTAAAAATGATGAAGAGAAAGAGTTTACGAACTTGACTTCTGGTATGAAGCAAAAGTACAAGCTTATAGTAGTTGCGAAAACTAAGCCACAAACGCTTGAACAGTATGCACAAGAAGTAAAGAGTAAATTCAAAATTGAAGATGAGACGATGGTGATTGTTCTCTCTGTAGAAGAGAAGAACATGGTCATTCTAAGCGGGAAGTATTTCCATAACAATGGCATTACACAAGAAGTTTTACAACGCAAGATGGAATATTTTTTCGAGCCGTATGCTAATCAGGGAACCTTGATGACTGGCGTGATGTCATTTGTAGGGGCTGTAAATGACGAATTAAATGCACAAAGCCAAAAGCAAGGAAATAGCAACCAAGTGGTTTTGGCGGGAGCGGCACCTGCCTCAGCAGTAACGAATAATGTAACCTCCTGGCCTGTTTGGCTACTTGTTGGGTTGGTAGTCATTGCTGCGGCTCTGGGAGGAGCAGCATGGGCATATACGAAGCGTGGCCGCGTTCTGAAAGAGGTTGATGAAGCAGACGAGTGGCGCATTAAGATAACCGATCAGCTCAACGCTTTTGAAATTGATTCTTCATGGAAGAAAGAGCCAGGACGGGTTAAGGAAAAATACTTAGCGATTCTCACTTCGCTTGATGATTTAAAGAAAGATGCGATTGCTGATGTGGAGCTTATTCTGGTTGATGCGGAAGAAAATTTAATGAAATTCCGCTTTAAACGGGGGCGGGAAATTATTCAGGAGGCTAAAGAAAAACTATTCCGCATCGAAGAAGAATACCGCAATTTACATATCCGGCTGGACAAGCTCCGTGAAACGTTGAAAGATGTTGCTTCTCTTAAAGAAGAAACGGCTCAACTGCATCAGAAGAATGAGCGTAGGCTGGACGAGCTTCGCATTCAATACGGTGTATCATTCCATGCGTTGAAAGAGCGAATAAATCAATTCGATAGGGAATTACACGCCATAAAGCAGGCAGAAGAGAAGGGTGACTTCGAAGAAGCACGCGAACGCCTGCAATCATTAGTGGATGGACAGCAGAACCTGATGGAACAGTTGCAGAAAGTGCCGCTTGTACGTCAGACTATTGTAAAGGAATTGGATCAAGAAATTCGTCAGCTGGATGAAGATGCTAAAGAAATGGTGGACGGGGGGTATACGAACGGAGAGGAGTTTTTCACGGCCCGTCTTGTGAAAATTCGGGGCAAAGTGGAGAAACTGCCTATGATGTTCGAAGAAGGAAAAGTGGTGGAAGTGGAGAATCTGATTCTTGAGATTCGAGAAGATGTCGAAGCGATGTATCAGACCATGGAAGAGATTGTGACGAACAGGCATCAGTATCGGCAGTATGCAACCGAGCTTCCGTATTACCTTAATGTGTTGAAGCAGGATCAGGACTATCTTTCTAATGAACTGAGCGATTTGTCTCAGCGTTATCAAGTAGAAGATGGTGAAGCATTTCATTACTACCAGCAGATTCCGGAGGTTGCTGCTGATATCGAAAATACACTCGAACAGATTCATGGGGATGGCCTGAAGGAAGAGTATGAGCGGCACGGTGAAACGCTAACCCAGGTAACGGAGCGCGTTACACAAATGATGGAACGACGTGAATTCGTCATGAAAGAGTTAAAGGATTTTCGTCGGGGAGAACGGGCAGCTCATGAAGATGTGCATGATTTACGCAGCAGTCTTGCCCGTGTTGAACAGCAATTAAAACGTCTGCATTTACCGAAGATGCCTTATGCCATTACAAGTAATATAGAGCTATGCCGTCACGCCGTCAGTACGGTAGAAGAAGCGTTGAAGGAAGTTCCGTTAAACATGCAGAAAGTCGATCATTTATTAAAAGAAGCGAAAGAGCAAGTATCGACTTTACTTGAGGATGGAGCGGAGATGATTCGTGATATCCGGCTTACAGAGGACAAAATCCAGCGTACAAACCGTTTCCGTCGCTATGATAGAGAAATTGCCAATCTGTTACAGACGGCAGAAGAATTGTTTCGTAATGGTGAGTACCAGGAAGCGCATGAAGCAGCCGATCAAGCTTTCCGTTTGGCGCAAGAAAAATATGCGATTGAACAAGAATAG
- a CDS encoding DUF294 nucleotidyltransferase-like domain-containing protein, producing MQERVKEMLQQNELFRALPEEVIKEILTTSTVTTYPKHHFVIHEREQENHLFFLLEGMAKSIILTDEGEEITVRFYHPGELAGLINTLAEDTSRFSVQTMEDSCFLIIKKSLFNRLVHDYAPFAEQLTHDISKRLQHMYRTLALESSAYHHGFETYPYRKKVGELMETAIISLPPGALAVEAASTMLREQVSSVLIMEDDTLCGIVTERDLIALLPKYEIIASLAVDSIMSQDVITVPESAYFYEAMLAMMKHQVKHLPVLSHGKVTGIVTLKKLTDFRSHSVLGIVEDMDAASTIEQLAEQHKKVIAFIDRMTSEGAAAHEICSIITEFNDRILRRIIELSERAMIAEGRGAPPTDYCWITMGSEGRKEQTLSTDQDNGIIYPDIDDEAHHAEVDDYFATLAEKIVAGLEACGFPRCKGNVMATNSKWRKSLSDWKRMVNAWFSHMQGEEIRMFTIFLDFRPVYGQTELAHELRRYFLTRKKEFPFIYNLLAEDDAACSVPLGMFGRIIYDKKIKDGIDIKGGALVHFVNAMRVLSIFEGIEAVSTLERLEQLAERRVFTREEEDEIKDSFNTLLHFRICEHMKQVKQKRPLSNELHVANLPKEEQLRLKKALYTAKWLQQKLIRQFQVQGIRI from the coding sequence ATGCAGGAAAGAGTAAAAGAAATGCTTCAGCAAAATGAATTGTTTCGCGCGCTACCGGAGGAGGTTATCAAGGAAATCCTGACGACCTCTACCGTGACTACCTATCCAAAGCACCATTTCGTTATCCACGAGCGCGAACAGGAAAATCATTTATTTTTCTTGCTGGAAGGCATGGCTAAGAGTATCATTTTGACAGATGAAGGCGAAGAAATCACGGTACGCTTTTATCATCCTGGGGAATTGGCCGGATTGATTAATACCCTGGCAGAGGATACCTCCCGTTTTTCTGTACAAACGATGGAAGACTCCTGCTTTCTGATTATCAAAAAATCATTGTTTAACCGATTGGTTCATGACTATGCGCCCTTTGCCGAACAATTGACTCATGATATCAGCAAGCGTCTGCAACATATGTATCGTACGCTTGCTCTGGAATCCTCCGCATATCATCATGGATTCGAGACCTATCCATACCGCAAAAAAGTGGGCGAATTAATGGAAACGGCTATCATCTCGCTTCCTCCCGGTGCATTAGCAGTCGAGGCAGCCTCTACTATGCTGCGTGAGCAAGTCAGTTCTGTGCTGATTATGGAAGATGATACATTATGTGGGATCGTAACGGAACGCGATTTGATCGCCCTCCTACCTAAATACGAGATAATCGCTTCTCTTGCCGTTGACAGTATTATGAGTCAAGATGTTATTACCGTACCGGAGAGCGCGTATTTTTATGAGGCCATGCTGGCAATGATGAAGCACCAGGTAAAGCATTTGCCCGTGCTTTCGCATGGAAAGGTGACAGGCATCGTAACACTCAAAAAGCTAACAGACTTCCGTAGCCATTCCGTTCTCGGCATAGTAGAGGATATGGACGCAGCAAGTACAATCGAGCAATTGGCTGAGCAACATAAAAAAGTGATCGCATTTATTGACAGGATGACGAGCGAGGGTGCAGCAGCACATGAAATCTGCTCTATTATTACTGAGTTCAATGATCGGATTTTACGCCGGATTATTGAGCTATCCGAACGTGCGATGATTGCCGAAGGTAGAGGCGCTCCCCCTACGGATTACTGCTGGATTACGATGGGCAGCGAAGGGCGGAAGGAGCAAACATTAAGTACGGATCAAGATAATGGCATTATCTACCCGGATATTGACGATGAAGCACACCATGCTGAAGTCGATGATTATTTTGCTACATTAGCGGAAAAGATTGTCGCCGGGCTCGAGGCATGCGGGTTCCCACGCTGCAAAGGAAATGTAATGGCAACCAACTCAAAATGGCGAAAGTCACTTTCTGATTGGAAACGTATGGTCAATGCTTGGTTTTCCCATATGCAGGGGGAAGAAATCCGTATGTTTACAATTTTTCTCGACTTTCGTCCTGTTTATGGACAAACGGAACTGGCACACGAGCTAAGACGCTATTTCTTGACGCGAAAAAAAGAGTTTCCGTTTATCTACAATTTGCTGGCGGAAGATGACGCTGCATGCAGCGTTCCGCTCGGCATGTTTGGCCGCATCATTTATGATAAGAAAATTAAGGATGGAATTGACATCAAAGGCGGGGCACTTGTCCACTTCGTTAATGCGATGCGCGTGCTGTCCATCTTCGAAGGCATAGAAGCAGTCTCAACGCTTGAACGCCTTGAACAGCTTGCAGAACGACGTGTGTTTACCCGGGAAGAAGAAGACGAAATCAAAGATTCATTCAACACCTTGCTTCATTTCCGGATTTGCGAACATATGAAGCAGGTCAAGCAAAAACGACCTCTCTCCAACGAGCTTCATGTGGCCAATCTGCCAAAAGAGGAGCAATTGCGACTAAAGAAAGCTCTTTATACAGCCAAATGGCTTCAGCAAAAATTAATTCGCCAATTCCAGGTACAAGGCATACGCATCTAA
- a CDS encoding DUF169 domain-containing protein encodes MSETKQMPLVDKLALLNREIEKHVRPDTFPLAIRVLRPGEEAPTKAKRPVRDLQVQISICQGITMSRRYGWAIAMGGEDLSCPIAKAAFHFEEPVSFYTEGNLAHGMYAETLACAQLTEAEVPRFSKEESGTIVVSPLSRATFEPDVVVVYGNSAQVMRMVAAALFKTGGSISSEFSARADCADIIIRTIQMDSPQVILPCYGDRVFGQTYDHEMAFSFPYRMADDVMAGFTGTHKGGVRYPIPSFLQYQAKYPATYEKLNDMWKE; translated from the coding sequence ATGAGTGAGACAAAACAAATGCCGCTTGTTGATAAGCTTGCGCTGCTGAATCGCGAAATTGAAAAGCATGTGAGGCCCGATACATTTCCATTGGCAATCCGGGTATTACGTCCAGGAGAGGAGGCACCAACTAAAGCGAAACGCCCTGTACGTGATCTGCAAGTGCAAATAAGCATTTGTCAGGGAATCACGATGTCACGTCGCTATGGTTGGGCTATTGCAATGGGGGGAGAAGACTTATCCTGTCCAATCGCGAAAGCGGCTTTCCACTTTGAAGAGCCGGTTTCGTTCTATACGGAGGGGAATCTGGCGCATGGTATGTATGCGGAGACGCTAGCCTGTGCGCAGCTAACAGAAGCAGAGGTACCAAGGTTTAGTAAAGAGGAGAGCGGTACGATTGTTGTCAGTCCGCTAAGTCGTGCGACATTCGAGCCAGATGTGGTAGTCGTATACGGCAATTCAGCTCAGGTTATGCGTATGGTTGCTGCAGCATTGTTTAAAACAGGAGGCTCTATTTCTTCGGAATTTTCGGCCAGAGCGGATTGCGCAGATATTATCATTCGTACAATACAGATGGATAGCCCACAAGTTATTTTACCGTGCTATGGTGACCGAGTGTTCGGTCAGACATATGATCATGAAATGGCTTTTTCTTTCCCGTACCGTATGGCGGATGATGTAATGGCAGGTTTTACTGGTACACATAAAGGCGGAGTAAGATATCCAATTCCAAGCTTTTTACAATATCAAGCCAAATATCCTGCCACGTATGAGAAGTTAAATGATATGTGGAAAGAATAA
- a CDS encoding TVP38/TMEM64 family protein yields MKRLLVSALFLIVMVYLVIQTEFGHLIRTGNLEQIAAHIQSYGWIAFLISIVAIVVQTFFPIVPFVLLAGANVIAFGLWLGFAISWTGAVLAALANFFLARYVGRDWAEKKMGHHSFVKNLNRHAETKGFIVILFARWIPIFPSSAINTAAGISKVPFQAFLFATMLGKGPAVLFESVLGHYLIHWEQHKGKLLLIALGLCLFMLGINYVKKKKNSTLLS; encoded by the coding sequence TTGAAACGTTTATTGGTTTCTGCCCTTTTCCTAATTGTAATGGTTTATCTGGTCATACAGACTGAGTTTGGCCATTTAATCCGTACAGGAAACCTAGAGCAAATTGCTGCACATATTCAATCTTACGGGTGGATTGCCTTTCTTATTTCCATCGTAGCTATTGTGGTGCAAACATTTTTTCCGATTGTACCTTTTGTACTTTTGGCGGGGGCGAATGTTATTGCCTTTGGTCTCTGGCTTGGATTTGCAATCAGTTGGACTGGCGCGGTGTTGGCAGCGCTGGCAAACTTTTTCCTTGCTCGATACGTAGGAAGAGATTGGGCAGAGAAGAAGATGGGACATCATTCATTTGTGAAAAATTTAAATCGGCATGCCGAGACAAAAGGATTCATTGTTATCCTATTTGCTCGCTGGATACCGATTTTTCCTTCAAGTGCAATTAATACGGCCGCTGGCATTTCCAAGGTTCCATTTCAGGCGTTTTTGTTTGCCACTATGCTTGGCAAAGGTCCTGCTGTTTTATTTGAATCTGTTCTCGGCCATTATTTAATCCACTGGGAGCAGCATAAAGGTAAGCTTCTTCTTATTGCGCTCGGTCTTTGTCTGTTTATGCTAGGAATCAATTATGTAAAGAAGAAGAAAAACTCAACCTTGCTCTCATAA